Part of the Wolbachia endosymbiont (group B) of Eucosma cana genome, TGCTTATCATATACTATATCACCTGATTCCCCTTCTAGTTCTACAAATTTAGTTTTTTTCTGACATTCTTTTATTTTTATTAGATCCTCGTTTAGTGATATTGAAACCGGTAGTGTATTCCCAGCATACTCTTTAGCTAAAAGCTCACTTTGAGGATACATTTTTATTTCCCTTCCAAAATGTGAGTCTATAAAATTATTGCTCCAAAATTTGTCTCCAGAATGTACATATTCGTCAGTAGCATACGGTACACCACCATAATTGCATTGAACTTTGTAATCTCCAACACCATTATTTTGAAAAAAATCATGAATGGCAGCGTAACTATCAGCAGCATCATTTATGTAATCCATTACCTACCCCTTAAAACCTTTTAATTTATTATATCACAAGAAATTAAATCTATCAATAAAAAGACTTTTTTTGATATCAAGTATCTAGGGAGCATATTGATAGGATTGTGACATTCGTATTTCCCAGTTCTTCACATACTGCTGGACTAATTCAGGATAATTTTCAATAATTAATAAATTTTCAGCGTTTCCCTTTTCAGCTGTCTTACTGAGGTTAAACGATCCTGTGATGACTTTTTGATTATCAACAATTATTACCTTATTATGAGCAATTTTTGGCTTATTATCGATCCAAATCGGTATTCCATTTGAAAACAATTCGCTTATGACACTATATTTTGAATGGAGTTGTGATTTATCTAAGACGACTTTAACATCAACACCACGCTCTTTGGCGTTAATCAAAGATTTTGCAACTGTTCCAAGAGTAAATGTATATTCTTGAACTAAGATAGATTCTTTAGATTGGTCTATCTCGCTGATTATCGGTACAGCACAGTCTTCTTCAGGTGAGAAGCAAACTGTTGCTTTTGGGCAAGGCGAGAATGTAGGACCCACATAGTAATACAGAGAAAAACATGCCGACAAAAATAAAAGATATAAAAGCCTCACAAACCACACCTAAATACACGGCGGTAGTCTACATCATAGTTTAATCATCTGTCAACCCATATTCCTTCCACTTCTCTGTAACTTTCTTTATTATTTCCTCGCTCATTTCAATTTTTCTTCCCCATTCTCGTTTGGTTTCAGGTGGAAGTTTGTTTGTTGCATCAAACCCTATTTTACCTCCGAGACCACTTTCAGGGGAAGCAAAATCTAAATAATCAATTGGGGCATTCTCTATCGTAATTGTATCACGCACAGGGTCCATTCTTGTTGACATTGCCCACATCACTTCCTTCCAATCACGTATATTTATATCATCATCAACAACTATGATAAATTTAGTATATAAAAACTGTTTGAGAAAAGAGAGTATGCCCATAACAATTCTTTTTGCATGCCCTGGATAAGCCTTTTTTATCGATACTACCGCTATTCTATATGAACAACCTTCTGGGGGCAGATAAAAATCTACTATCTCCGGAAACTGATTGATGAGAATCGGCACAAAGATTTCGTTGAGTGCTTCACCAAGAATTGATGGTTCATCAGGTGGCTTGCCAGTGAAAGTGCTGAGATAAATTGGATCTTTGCGCATTGTAATTGCAGTGATGTTAAACTCAGGAAACTGTTCAACAGCATTATAGTAACCGGTATGGTCTCCATATGGCCCTTCATCTTGGTAATTATCCAAACTTACATATCCTTCCAAAACAATTTCTGCATGAGCTGGAACCTGAAGAGGAATAGTTTTACAATTTACAAGCTCAAGTGGTTTTTTTCTCAGCAGCCCGGCAAATTGGTATTCTGATAAAGTCTCCGGCACCGGAGTTACTGCAGCAATAATCGTTGCAGGATCGCTACCAATCACAGCAGCCGCAGGAAACTTCATATTTTGCCCCCTCTCCTTCCACCGTTTATGGTGACCTGCACCACCACGATGTGCAAGCCAGCGCATGAGAGTCGTTTTTTTATTCACAACCTGCATACGATATATTCCAAGATTAAAATTATCTTGCTTGTCTGCTGTTGGTCCTTTTGTTACCACAAGTGGCCAAGTGATAATCGGTGCAGGCTCGTTTGGCCAGCATGTCTGAATAGGTAGCAAACTAAGATCCACCTTATCCCCAGTTAGCACCACCTCTTGACATGGAGCTTTGCTTACAACTTTGCTCCGCATCGACAATACAACTTTTAGTAGAGGAAACATTTTCACAGCATCTTTGAAGGTTTTTGGTGGCTCAGGTGATCGCAAAAATGCTAGAAGTTTACCCAGATCCCTTAATTCATCAGAATTTATACCAAGTCCGAATGCAATTCTCTCAATAGTACCAAATAAATTCACTAAAACGGGAATTGAATTTTTGCCATTTTCTGTGACAACATTTTCAAAGATGACAGCTGGTCCCTTGTTTGACAAAACCCTACGATGAATTTCTGTCATTTCAAGAATAGTTGAAACTTCTTTTTTAATTCTAATTAGATCTTTTTTTTCTTCTAATGCTCTGATGAAGTCGCGTAAGTTATTGTACATATTTTAAAAATTTTAAGCCTTTTAAGAAGTGCTTTTCCCAGCACAACTCATTCACTTATTATTATAGAGGCTCTAGAAAAATTATTCTCCAATTCGCTTTTTAAGTTTTTATATTCAGCAGTCTTTAATTCTTCATTGGTAATAAAGCTTTTCTTTATGGTTATTAAATTGCTAAATTCGGTTCCATCATTTTTATATTTACAGAACCTATTTACATATAACCAAGGAGAATCTATTTCAAAATTCAAATTTTCACAGTTTTTAATTTTGATATCTTTTATTATCATATGGCTTTCCTTAGTTTTAGGAACACCAATAAAAAGGTCTGACACTTGGTCAGAAGCTGTATTGACAACATCATTAAGCCAATTATCTCCTAAATTCAAAGCTGGCCCTAAATTTGTCTTAAAAATCTTATTTTTTTGCTGAAACTCATATTTAATTGTCAGATCCTCTACATTACGCAAGGTAAGGTCAGGCAATTCTAAGAACTTCTTTTCTTCTTCATCAAGATATACTCCACTAATCATACGAAAAACAGAATCTCTTAACTGCTCATCTGAATAATATAATCCAACACCTGTTAAGCCTAAGGCTGCTTCCCCTTGCACGGTAAGCTGGCCATATTCATTTACAACGTTATCTTCTATAGTTAATTCACTATGGGATATCACTTTTGAATTTTCACCTTGTACAGCAGGAATCTTTATGTAATCTGCTTCCTCAGAATCGAGTACTAGAGCGTTCCTATCAGCAATGTCTGGGAAAATACCCTGTGCCATACTGACGGTATTAGTTGGATCGATCCAATATATTTTTCCATCTCTATTTGTTACTTTGAGCATCACATGATTAAAATTACCCATATTAGGTAATGCTTCAGGATTAGAAGTGCTAGTAGTTCCTCTCATAACTAAAATAGGTTGAACTTTATAACCAAGTTTTTGCAGAATAGCAGCCGTGCTAGCAGAAAAGTCTTTGCAATCCCCGACTTGAGAATCAGCAATTTTCTCCAAATCTCTCGGAAAAAATTTTCCTGACACTGTACGCCAGTCTCCCATGTACTGAACTTTTTCATTCAATAAAGAAGTGACTGCATTAATTTTCTCCTCATCGGTACTCTCATTGTCAGCAAATTCTGCTATAGCTTCAAAAGTTGCAGGAAGCGGCTGATTGATAACGCTATGATATCCAGGAGCTAATTTTTTAGCTAAATCCTCCCATTCAGATAAGCTTGAAAGTGATACCCAAGTGTTGTGTTTTATGTTCAATATTCCATTATGTGGTTCATTTGTTGTGTTTTCATAAACTGCTTTCTTTAAAGCAATGCTTATAGAGTGTATATCATCATTTTTTTCCTCAGCGATTTCTAATACTTCTCTTGGATCATTAACTTTAATCTCCAGGGGTAATTCAGAATTGATTTTAGTATTTTCTGCTTGTAAATAATCCCCGTAATAAGAAAAGCTCAAGCCATAAAAGTTATCAACAGGAACCTTTTTGTTAACTTGCTTATATCTTAAATATACTTCCGTACCAATTTCTATTTTAGGAAATGGTATGGTTACTTGCCTTAGCTGATCAAAGCCTTTACCAGGACTAGCCAGTGGCTTATCCTCCATCATATCTTCAGTAACTATATATTCCTCTCCATTATAAGCTGCTTTAGCCTCTAAAACAGTAAAATCTGCACTATCATCATTGTAAACAAGACTGTATAGAGAGAATCTATCACGTCCAGATTCTTTGAGTATTTTTGCTTGTAGTTCTACTTCCGTTTCATAGGTACCATCTCTATTAACATTAATGTTAACATTAGAAAATTCAACCTCAACGGAAGCATCTTCGTACTTAGCCCACCTTGCTTCAGCTATAGTAGACATGAAAAATACTAGTAATGCTAAGTTAAAGATAGTTTTTAGAAATTTCATTACGTCACCACATTTACTGAAAAATTATTTTACTAGACTTGTACAATGCCACCTACAATACAAACAGCCAACTGATTAGGGAAGAAGCTTATTTTCTAGAATGGCTATTTCTTTCTCTCTACCAATTATTGGTTCGCTCATATAATTCACCGCCGTGTTTGTCAGCATTATATGCGGCGGTTATAAAATAATCAACTTTTTTACCGCCGCGGTTACAATTGTTATACGTGGCGGTAAGGATTGCTTAAATCTCAAATGCCTTATTATACACAAGTTTTCGTTACTTAATATCACCAGATTCTCTGATATAACATATATAAAGTTTGCATTTCTTGATAAAAATGTTTTAACATTAAGCATTTCTTTAATATTTGTATTCTTTAAGTAAGTATATGTCTAAGATACCATTTTTATTGATTTTTATACTTGCAGTAGCAAGTTTACCAGTAATAAACAATTGGCTTTCACACCGCAGTCAGAACTTAAATGATGATTATATAGGTGAGAGATTGGATAATTACATCAGTAAAAATTTTGATAGAGTTCTAAAAGCTCTCCAGGAAGAGTCAGCTAAAAATAGTTATGCTAATGCAACCAAAAATAAAATTTCTCAGCATAAAAATGAAATATTCGACTCTACTTATCCTTACTCAGGAAATGAAAATAGCAATATCATAGCTGTAGGTTTTTTTGACTATTCTTGTGGATATTGCAAAGCTATAAAGAACGATGTAAAACAATTGATCAATGATGGCAAAGTTAAGTATATCTTTAGGGATGCTCCAATACTTGGTAACAATTCTTTAAAGGCAGCAAAAGGTGCTTTAGCAACTTATTTTATCGATAAAGAAAA contains:
- a CDS encoding phospholipase D family protein, translating into MRLLYLLFLSACFSLYYYVGPTFSPCPKATVCFSPEEDCAVPIISEIDQSKESILVQEYTFTLGTVAKSLINAKERGVDVKVVLDKSQLHSKYSVISELFSNGIPIWIDNKPKIAHNKVIIVDNQKVITGSFNLSKTAEKGNAENLLIIENYPELVQQYVKNWEIRMSQSYQYAP
- a CDS encoding UbiD family decarboxylase, which encodes MYNNLRDFIRALEEKKDLIRIKKEVSTILEMTEIHRRVLSNKGPAVIFENVVTENGKNSIPVLVNLFGTIERIAFGLGINSDELRDLGKLLAFLRSPEPPKTFKDAVKMFPLLKVVLSMRSKVVSKAPCQEVVLTGDKVDLSLLPIQTCWPNEPAPIITWPLVVTKGPTADKQDNFNLGIYRMQVVNKKTTLMRWLAHRGGAGHHKRWKERGQNMKFPAAAVIGSDPATIIAAVTPVPETLSEYQFAGLLRKKPLELVNCKTIPLQVPAHAEIVLEGYVSLDNYQDEGPYGDHTGYYNAVEQFPEFNITAITMRKDPIYLSTFTGKPPDEPSILGEALNEIFVPILINQFPEIVDFYLPPEGCSYRIAVVSIKKAYPGHAKRIVMGILSFLKQFLYTKFIIVVDDDINIRDWKEVMWAMSTRMDPVRDTITIENAPIDYLDFASPESGLGGKIGFDATNKLPPETKREWGRKIEMSEEIIKKVTEKWKEYGLTDD
- a CDS encoding DUF3857 domain-containing protein — encoded protein: MKFLKTIFNLALLVFFMSTIAEARWAKYEDASVEVEFSNVNINVNRDGTYETEVELQAKILKESGRDRFSLYSLVYNDDSADFTVLEAKAAYNGEEYIVTEDMMEDKPLASPGKGFDQLRQVTIPFPKIEIGTEVYLRYKQVNKKVPVDNFYGLSFSYYGDYLQAENTKINSELPLEIKVNDPREVLEIAEEKNDDIHSISIALKKAVYENTTNEPHNGILNIKHNTWVSLSSLSEWEDLAKKLAPGYHSVINQPLPATFEAIAEFADNESTDEEKINAVTSLLNEKVQYMGDWRTVSGKFFPRDLEKIADSQVGDCKDFSASTAAILQKLGYKVQPILVMRGTTSTSNPEALPNMGNFNHVMLKVTNRDGKIYWIDPTNTVSMAQGIFPDIADRNALVLDSEEADYIKIPAVQGENSKVISHSELTIEDNVVNEYGQLTVQGEAALGLTGVGLYYSDEQLRDSVFRMISGVYLDEEEKKFLELPDLTLRNVEDLTIKYEFQQKNKIFKTNLGPALNLGDNWLNDVVNTASDQVSDLFIGVPKTKESHMIIKDIKIKNCENLNFEIDSPWLYVNRFCKYKNDGTEFSNLITIKKSFITNEELKTAEYKNLKSELENNFSRASIIISE
- a CDS encoding DsbA family protein, with the protein product MSKIPFLLIFILAVASLPVINNWLSHRSQNLNDDYIGERLDNYISKNFDRVLKALQEESAKNSYANATKNKISQHKNEIFDSTYPYSGNENSNIIAVGFFDYSCGYCKAIKNDVKQLINDGKVKYIFRDAPILGNNSLKAAKGALATYFIDKEKYLDFHYAALDHRGEFSDETILGIVKNIGINENDFNNSMKNNADKIEQMINNSKLLVRDLGVGGTPFLIIGDSLFVGKTDLNILRKKVNELKD